From a region of the Arachis ipaensis cultivar K30076 chromosome B09, Araip1.1, whole genome shotgun sequence genome:
- the LOC107615386 gene encoding uncharacterized protein LOC107615386, whose protein sequence is MEKLIKNQETARQDQEAARKDQALTNKNHEASMRNIERQIGQLSKQQIERPNNVFPSDTIPNPREECKVVQLRSGRTVGNDKGADKKQAEEEKDQEKLKEKEEEPQALRKGKQVIEEHPQEQRKVVKPYILPLPYPQRLQRELKDQQFSKFLEVFKKLEINLPLAEALERMPLYAKFLKELINKKRNWNEKETVILTQECNAVIQKGLPPKLKDPGSFFLPCTIGNMSIDKALYDLGSSINLMPLSMMRGLSIEEVKPTQMSLQLADRSMVISNGVVENLLVKVGKFIFLADFVILDLDEDGGDSIILGRPFLATPRAIIDVEKGKMILRAHDEQITLNVFKEKTDVEEKQKGHEDKKAEKGLQKEGTRVIIKKAPDIRPAAKKEESPKKGRKSKKKDPKWWRNKKIPTEEFSEGNKVKIIYQQLETFPQSDDYYTVKKILSLEHIEIVHQSTGKRLTHEFELSWVNLMAAYIILKHMSDS, encoded by the exons ATGGAGAAGCTCATCAAGAATCAAGAGACGGCAAGACAAGATCAAGAAGCTGCAAGGAAAGATCAAGCCCTGACCAATAAGAATCACGAGGCTTCAATGAGGAATATAGAAAGACAAATTGGACAATTGTCCAAACAACAAATTGAGAGACCAAACAATGTtttcccaagtgataccattccaaatccAAGGGAGGAATGTAAAGTTGTGCAACTAAGGAGTGGAAGGACTGTGGGAAATGACAAAGGTGCTGACAAGAAACAAGCAGAAGAAGAGAAGGACCAGGAGAAGCTcaaggagaaggaggaagagCCACAAGcactaaggaagggaaagcaagTAATAGAAGAGCAtccacaagaacagaggaaggtGGTGAAGCCTTACATCCTtcctctgccatatcctcaaaggttacAAAGAGAGCTCAAGGATCAACAATTTTCCAAGTTTCTGgaagtttttaagaagctggaaatcaacctTCCCCTAGCTGAAGCATTGGAGCGGATGCCTttatatgcaaaattcctcaaagaGCTCATTAACAAGAAGAGAAACTGGAATGAAAAAGAGACTGTGATCTTGACCCAAGAGTGCAATGCAGTAATCCAAAAGGGTCTCCCACCgaaactcaaagatcctgggagcttctttTTGCCTTGCACTATTGGCAACATGTCCATTGACAAGGCACTGTATGATCTAGGATCAAGTATCAATCTGATGCCTTTATCTATGATGAGAGGGCTGTCTATAGAAGAAGTAAAGCCTACACAGATGTCCTTGCAACTTGCTGATAGGTCAATGGTAATTTCCAACGGAGTGGTTGAGAATCTCTTAGTCAAGGTGGGTAAGTTCATATTTCTAGCGGATTTTGTGATCCTGGATCTAGATGAAGATGGAGGTGATTCTATCATATtaggaaggcctttcctagccacaccaagagctatcattgatgtggagaAAGGGAAAATGATCTTGAGAGCACATGATGAGCAGATCACTCTAAATGTCTTTAAGGAG AAGACTGATGTTGAAGAAAAACAAAAGGGTCATGAGGATAAGAAGGCTGAGAAGGGATTGCAAAAAGAGGGTACAAGAGTGATCATTAAGAAAGCTCCTGACATAAGGCCCGCTGCCAAGAAAGAAGAATCACCAAAGAAAGGAAGGAAGAGCAAGAAAAAAGATCCAAAatggtggagaaacaagaaaattccaACTGAAGAGTTCTCAGAGGGAAACAAAGTGAAAATAATCTACCAACAGTTGGAGACATTCCCACAATCTGATGATTATTACACTGTCAAAAAAATACTCTCGTTGGAACATATAGAGATTGTTCATCAAAGCACAGGAAaaaggctcaca CATGAATTTGAGCTTTCATGGGTAAATTTGATGGCTGCATATATCATTTTAAAACATATGTCtgattcttaa